One window from the genome of Helicoverpa zea isolate HzStark_Cry1AcR chromosome 6, ilHelZeax1.1, whole genome shotgun sequence encodes:
- the LOC124631468 gene encoding uncharacterized protein LOC124631468 translates to MKTCAVCNVKFNDGVQCGSCKKHLDFECANISEVGWRKLGATRMAQWKCLACKTSSPAVPTSDQASLETILSEIRDMKRQLINLPTLIDDIKVIKEELSDLKSTCEGTSGKLEEFDLRIAEVENKVSEIDKMQETINDLQTELSRAKFEIASFDQRSRLNNIEIKGVPIKKDENLFSIIDAIGRKVNYSCPKTLINYVSRVPIFNSNEKLIVVGFLNRYVKEDFIAAARAVKDLSTTDIGFQGTSRRIFVNDHLSVEYKKLLSKTKTIAKEKNYEFIWVKHGKIHVLKNTNSKVLIVRKESDLNKIA, encoded by the coding sequence ATGAAAACGTGTGCAGTGTGTAATGTGAAATTCAACGATGGCGTTCAATGTGGAAGCTGTAAAAAACACCTGGACTTTGAATGTGCAAATATATCCGAGGTTGGATGGAGAAAGCTGGGTGCTACAAGGATGGCACAGTGGAAGTGCTTAGCCTGTAAAACTTCGTCTCCAGCCGTACCAACTTCTGATCAAGCTTCCCTTGAAACCATCCTCAGTGAGATACGGGACATGAAACGCCAACTGATTAATTTGCCGACACTAATCGATGACATCAAGGTTATTAAGGAGGAGCTATCCGATCTGAAGTCGACATGTGAGGGAACCAGTGGCAAACTTGAAGAATTTGATTTAAGAATTGCTGAAGTCGAAAATAAAGTCTCAGAGATTGACAAGATGCAAGAGACTATTAATGATCTTCAAACAGAATTATCCAGAGCTAAGTTCGAAATTGCATCATTTGACCAGCGCTCCCGGTTAAATAATATCGAAATTAAGGGTGTTCCTATAAAGAAAGATGAAAATTTATTCTCGATTATTGATGCGATTGGCCGGAAAGTGAACTATAGTTGCCCCAAAACCCTGATTAATTACGTCTCGAGGGTGCCCATTTTCAATTCTAACGAAAAACTTATTGTCGTGGGCTTCTTGAACAGATACGTCAAGGAGGACTTTATAGCGGCCGCAAGAGCAGTAAAGGACCTGTCCACAACCGACATTGGATTTCAAGGCACATCTCGGCGCATATTTGTCAATGATCATCTTAGTGTAGAATATAAGAAGCTACTGAGTAAAACCAAAACTATTGCCAAAGAAAAAAACTACGAATTTATTTGGGTGAAACATGGCAAAATTCACGTACT